One Enterobacter asburiae genomic window, GGCTATTATTTTGGACTTTGTTGCGTATTCCCTGACAGGACATCCAGACGCTATGCCCGTGAATTTTGACCTTAACGATCTTTATGCTTTCAGAGCGTTAGTGGAATACGGTAACTTCCGTGTCGCTGCGGAATCTATCTGCTTATCCCAGTCGGCGCTGAGCCGCAGGATTGAAAAGCTGGAAGCCGCGCTGGGAAACCGGCTGTTTGACCGTACCACCCGCCGCGTGGCCTTAACCTTATACGGGCAAAACTTTGCTGAACGCTCCGCGCAGCTGCTCGACAACGTTGAGTCAATGCTGGCGGATGTTGATAAAGTCAGTGAAGAGCGGACGGGGCTGATCACTGTTGCCACGGTGCCGTCCGCCGCCTGTTACTTTATGCCTGATGTGATCCGTCGTTTTCAGTCTCGCTATCCACGGGTTCGCATTAAGCTCATTGACAGCAGCGCGGGGAACGTGATTGACGCCGTGGCCCGAAGCCAGGCGGATTTTGGCATCTCCTTTGCAGGAAACTTGCCGTCTGACATCGAATTTTTCCCGCTGGTGGAGGATATCTATGTTGCGGCGTGCCGAAAGGATCACCCGCTGGCGCAGAAGCGTCACCTGAC contains:
- a CDS encoding LysR family transcriptional regulator; translated protein: MPVNFDLNDLYAFRALVEYGNFRVAAESICLSQSALSRRIEKLEAALGNRLFDRTTRRVALTLYGQNFAERSAQLLDNVESMLADVDKVSEERTGLITVATVPSAACYFMPDVIRRFQSRYPRVRIKLIDSSAGNVIDAVARSQADFGISFAGNLPSDIEFFPLVEDIYVAACRKDHPLAQKRHLTWQEFYQQDYISLDKTSGNRNLLDRMLGEIIPERPSVCETRHVTTMLGMVEAGIGIAAVPAMSMPTSAHTLLTHLPLVAPEVKRTVGLIRRRGRIQSYIAAELEKQITEQYRRT